The nucleotide sequence TTAGCGTATCGGCGTCGAGGCCGCTGTAGTAGGTGAAGAGCCTTCGGAGCCCGGCCGGGTCCACGTCGTGGAAGTGGCTGAAGATGATCCGCTCCATGGAGGCCACCTCCTCGCCGTCGACCGTGACCTTGACCCGTCCGAGCGAATCGGTCTTAGACGTCGAGACGAGCTCCCCCTCCATCTCGGCCGTGAAGCCAGGCCGCAGCCCGGCCGGGAGCTTTACGCCGCCCACGAGAGACATGATCGCCGAGAGCCGGAAGTCGTGGGTGCATACGACGAGCCAGCCGATGAGCTGGGCCATGGCCTCGACGAATATCGCGCCGGGCACAACGGCGCGGCGGCCGAAGTGGCCGCGCAGAAACTCCTCGGAGAGGGTGAAGGTCTTTATCCCCTTTATGACCCTGCCCTTCTCTATGAGATCGACCCTGTCGTAGTAGAGAAACCTCATGGGGCCTCACGGGCTGCGCAGCGCGCGGCGCGTCTTCTCCCGGCGCGCCGGGTCTTCATTCCCCGATCCTCCATCGCTCACCGAAGTCTTCTCACCACGAGGCTTGCGCACTGACCCAGGCGGCTCCTCGCGTTTATCAGCACCGTGCGCACGTCCCTCTCAACGGCCCGGCCCGCTGCGAGCCTGAACTCCGCCGTCCCGTCGAGCTCTTCCGTGTGGAGTGTAGGCGGCACCACGCCCTCTTCCATCATCTTGAGGGCGAGGACCGCGTCTATGGCCGGCGCCGCGGCCCCCGTATCCCCCAGCGCGCCCTTGGACGCGTAGACGAGGGGCCCGGGGTCGCACCGGCCGAAGAGCCCGTTCAGGGCGGCGATCTCCCCGGCGTCGCCCTCTTTCGTGCCGTCCGCGCAGGCCATGATTAGGTCGACGTCCTCCGGTTCAACGGCGGCCGTGCGCAGGGCGGCCTCCATGGCCGAAGATACGGCGCCGCGCGAAGGGAAGGCGCCTCCCGGCGCGAGGCCGAAGGCCGCGCCGAAGCCCGCAACGGCCGCGTGGAAGTGCGCGCCGCGCCGCGAGGCCGGCCCGGCCCGCTCCATTACCGCCACGGCGCACCCCTCGCCCGGGACCGTGCCGCTGCGGTCCGCTCCGAAAGGACGGCACCGGGCCGACTCGCCGCCTGCGGCGAGAACTCCGGCAAGCGCCGCCCTCGCCATGGCCGGGGGCGAGACCTTCTCGCTCACGCCAGCGGCGAGCGCAACGCCGGCGCGCGAACGCCCCACGGTGCACGACGCCTCCCACAGCGCCAGCGCCCCGGCGTCGCCGTGGGGCGAGTAGACCGTGTTCTCCCCCTTAATCCCCAGGTCTATGGCGGCCTGGCAAAAGCCCACGTTGTTGAGCATGCCCAGCGGCCAGAGCGGATATATCTCGCGGTAGGCGCCGCCGTAGAAGAGGTCGTAGTCGAGCCTGCCGTCCGAGAGCGAGGCGCTCACCGCGCCCATGAGGTCTTCGATATCGTAGTCCACGGCGGCCATGCCGGCGAAGAACGCCCTCTCCTCGGCGGCGTAGCCGGAGGAGTCCATACCCGCCGCGGCGGCCGCCTCCCTCGCCGCCTTGATGAGCATGAAGACGTGGAGGTCCATTATGCGGCCGTCCCTCGGTCTTATTCCGAGAGTTGCGGCCGTGAGCCCCTCCACCTGGGCGGCCGCTGAACAAGGAAAGCCCGAGGCGTCGAAACCCCTTACGGCGGAGACGGCCGAGCGCCCTTCGATCAATGCCTTCCACGTGGAGTCCGCGTCGCCGAGGGGGCACACAAGGCCCGCGCCCGTTATCACGACTTCCCCGCCCGTCACGGCGCCTTCAGCCCCCGAACCTTCCCAGACACAGGCAGGCGTTCTGGCCGCCGAAGCCGAAGGAGTTGGAGAGCGACACCGAGTGCTCGAGCCTGCGCGCCAGGTTGGGCACGTAGTCGAGGTCGCACTTCTTGTCGGGAAACTCGTAGTTGATGGTGGGCAGCACCACGGACCTCTCCATGCCCATGAGCGTGAGTACGGCCTCTATGGCCCCGGCGGCCGCTATGGTGTGGCCGAGCATGGACTTGTTCGAGCTTACGGGAACCTCGTAAGCCCGCTCGCCGAGCAGCTCCTTCACGGCCCTCGTCTCCGTCAGGTCGTTCTGCGTCGTGGAGGTGCCGTGGGCGTTTATGTACTCCACGGCCGCCGGGGAAAGTCCCGCGTCCTGGAGAGCGCCCTTCATGGCGAGCACGGCGCCGAGCCCCCGGGGATGGGTGTCGGTTATGCGGTAGGCGTCGGCCGAGGAGCCGTATCCGAGCACCTCCCCCCGTATGTCGGCCCCCCGCGCCCTCGCGTGATCGAGCCCCTCGAGGACCAGGGCCCCGGCGCCCTCGCTCATGACAAAGCCGCTTCGCTTGCGGTCGAAGGGCCGCGACGCCCCCTGCGGCTCGGTGTAGCGCTCGGCCAGGGCCTTTATGAGCACAAACCCCATGAAGCCGGCGAAGTCGAGCGTCGCTTCGGCGCCTCCGGCAAGGGCCACGTCGCAGACGCCGTCGCGTATCATGCGCGCCGCCTCGCCCACGGCCTGGGCCCCGGCCGCGCAGGCGCTCACAACGGCGAGGTTCGGCCCCCGGCACTCGAAGAGGCGGGCGAGGAGGCAGGAAGCCACGTCGGGCTTTCGCCTGTAAAAGTTCAGGAACGAGTACCCGCCGGCGGCGGCGAGCCCGTCGAGGTCCCACGTGCCGTCGTCGCGCCTGAAACGGTGGAGAAAGACCATGTCCCCCACCCGCGGGTTGTCGCCGTGGGTGCCAAGGGCCACGGCTATGCGGCTCCTGTCGGCGACCTCGCCGAGCCTTGCCTGGTCCGCCGCCTCGCGCGCCGCCGCCGCCATGAGCCTCACGCCCCTCGATGCGCACTTGTCGAGCCTGGAAAGGAAACCCTCACCCTCGATCCAGCGGTCGTCCACCTCGCCGCCTATGCGGCAGGGCAGCCCCCTGGTGTCGAACCCTTTTATCCAGTCGATGCCCGAACGACCCTGCGCCGCACGCTCGAAAGTCTCCTCGGCACTCCCGCCAAGAGGCGTGACCATGCCGTAACCGGTGACGACAACCCTGCGCCGCGAAGACTCCGCCTTCCAAGATGACACCACACTCCCCCGTCCCGGAATCCGGTTAATCACCCTGGGGGAAACTTTCTGTAGAAAGTTTCCCCCAGACCCCCTTCAAAGACTTTTAATACGACTTGGTTTCCCCCTGTTTTGCCTGGCAAAACAGGGGGAAACCAAGTCGCGTTAAAAGTTTTTGGAGGGAGTCTGAGGGAACCTTTTTACAAAAAGGTTCCCTCAGGTAATTCAGAATATCTTTTCACGCTCCTGGGTTTTTTCGAGCCATTCTTTTATGAGTTCGTCGCCGTTTTTGTAGGGTGCCGGTGCGCCGCAGGCCCCGCACTTCACCTTTGTGCCCTCTGTTTCCCACTGCGATGCGCCGCAGCCGCACTTATCGGGCAGGCTGTCGAGGATGTCCATGACGCCGGCGGCCATGCTGCGCACCGTTATCATGGCCGGCACCTCGTCCATGTCGGAGCCCGCTTCGAGTTCGCCGAGGTTTTCCTCGCCGAAGCGGATGGCCAGGAGTCTGACGGCCTTGTCGGTGAGCTCGTTGTCCTCGTTGACGGCGCTGCCCTCGCCGAAGAGTTCCTCTATGTGCTCGATGATGAAGTGGCGGGCCATCTTGATGCCGAAGGCCTGTTCGAGCCGGTAGTTGATGTCGAGGAAATCGAGCGATTCGGCGCCGAGGTCGTTTATGAGCGAGCTGTCGGCGTCCACGTCCTTGACGTCGATATTGAGCGTCTCGGCCACGGCCTTCTTCACCTCTTCTATGACCGTCTCTTCCGGTATGAGCTGCTGTGACATCTCTCCTCCTTGATTTTTAAGGAAACTTCGATTTATTCCACCGGGGAAAGACGCGGGTCTTCGACCCTTCCGCGGAAACTTTCCCCGGGGCGGTCAACCTGAAGCTGCCATAATAGAGTCGGGGGCGTCTTTTGCGGCCCTTCAGCGCCCGCCTAT is from Deltaproteobacteria bacterium and encodes:
- a CDS encoding beta-ketoacyl-[acyl-carrier-protein] synthase family protein, which translates into the protein MSSWKAESSRRRVVVTGYGMVTPLGGSAEETFERAAQGRSGIDWIKGFDTRGLPCRIGGEVDDRWIEGEGFLSRLDKCASRGVRLMAAAAREAADQARLGEVADRSRIAVALGTHGDNPRVGDMVFLHRFRRDDGTWDLDGLAAAGGYSFLNFYRRKPDVASCLLARLFECRGPNLAVVSACAAGAQAVGEAARMIRDGVCDVALAGGAEATLDFAGFMGFVLIKALAERYTEPQGASRPFDRKRSGFVMSEGAGALVLEGLDHARARGADIRGEVLGYGSSADAYRITDTHPRGLGAVLAMKGALQDAGLSPAAVEYINAHGTSTTQNDLTETRAVKELLGERAYEVPVSSNKSMLGHTIAAAGAIEAVLTLMGMERSVVLPTINYEFPDKKCDLDYVPNLARRLEHSVSLSNSFGFGGQNACLCLGRFGG